From the genome of Salvia splendens isolate huo1 chromosome 7, SspV2, whole genome shotgun sequence:
AACATGACATGAAGGCATCTGGCATGGCTCCTGATATAATGACCGTCAACATAATGATAGACAGATTGTGCAAGGCTAATAAACTGGATGAGGCTTGTTCTGTCTTTCACAGCATGGATCGTAAAGTTTGTAGCCCAAACAAATATACATTTTGTTCCCTGATAGATGGCTTGGGCAGGCATGGCAGAGTAGATGATGCATATAAATTATATGAAGGGATGTTGGATTCTAATGAGGTGCCAGATGCGATTATATATACACCCCTAATCAAGAACTTTTTCAAGTCTGGCAGAAAGGAGGATGGTCATAAGATTTACAAGGAAATGGTCCGGAAAGGCACCTCACCAGACCTCACACTCCTTAACACTTATATGGATAGTGTTTTCAAAGCTGGTGAAACAGAAAAGGGCAGAGCCTTGTTTGAGGATATCAAAGTGCAGTTTACCCCTGATGCACGAAGCTACTCGATTCTAATAAATGGTCTCATAAAGGCTGGTTTTGCACGTGAGACTTACGAGATCTTCTATGCAATGAAGGAACAGGGTTGTGCTCTTGACACCCTTGCTTATAATACTGTTATTGATGGATTCTGTAAATCAGGTAAAGTTAATAAAGCTTACCAGCTATTGGAGGAAATGAAGGCCAAAGGTCATCAACCAACTGTAGTGACATATGGTTCTGTTATTGATGGGCTTGCTAAGATTGACCGGCTTGACGAATCTTATATGCTTTTTGAAGAAGCAAAATCAATTGGAGTGGAACTGAATGTAGTTGTGTATAGTAGTCTTGTAGATGGGTTCGGAAAGGTGGGCAGAATAGATGAAGCATATCTCATCATAGAGGAAATGATGCAGAATAATTTGACACCTAACATCCAAACATGGAATTGCTTGCTTGATGCACTTGTTAAGGCAGAAGAGATTGATGAAGCCCTTGTCTGCTGGAACTCTATTAAAGACTTGAAATGCATACCTAACATCGTAACATACAGCATTCTTATAAATGGTCTCTGTAAGGTTCGGAAGTTCAATAAAGCCTTCGTGTTTTGGCAGGAGATGCAGAAACAAGGGTTGAAACCTAATGCAATCACCTATGTCACCATGATATCTAGGCTTTCCAAGGCTGGGAATATATTGGAGGCCGTTAAACTGTATGAAAGATTCAAAGAAAACGGAGGTATACCTGATTCGGCCTGCTATAATGCAGTGATAGAAGGCTTGAGCTTAGCGAATAAGGCAACTGAGGCATATCAACTATTTGAGGAAACAAGGTTAAAGGGTTGTAAAATACACACCAAAACCTGTGTGGTTCTTTTGGATGCACTTCATAAAGCTGAATGTCTCGAGCAAGCTGCTATAGTGGGCGCTGTATTAAGGGAAACAGCTAAATCACAACATGCTTCTAGATTGTTGTGATGTTGGATTTTCCGGTGCCAGAAGTTGTATATCTTTTGATGTGTAGTTGGCTCTTCTATTTACAAGCACAGAAAGATTGAAAGGAAACTTACACATGTTAAATTAGTGGATACTGAGGAAGCAATCAACTCAATATCAACTATTTTTATGAGCACCACACGTATTGGTCGATTAAGGGATTGCATTGCAGATTTGGCCCTAGGGGtatgattattttcttgttaatATTAGTGTGAGATGGGCTGAATCATGAAATGCCATTTTTTTTCTGCACTGCGTGTTTTTCTGGAGGATGCATTCACTTTTCTTTTCAAAGTTGCTCTACTTATTGGGCTTTAAAGGAACTGTTAGTCTGTTCATAGTTAGAAAAATTTATGTCCTGGTCTTAGCTTCATTAGTATCTTGGTTATATACATTTAAGCTGCTTGCCTGTTCTGGTGCTCATACCTGTATGCTACTTGGCAAAGATGAGTACTTGTTACTAGACTGATAAAAGTATTGTTCCACCAGATAACTCTTCATAGAGTTCGTAGGAGAACTAAGACATGCTGTTGATGAAATCCGGACTGAACTAAATCAAGTTGTTGAAATAAATTAGTTTGCTAAAGCTTTATTCTTTCTAGTATTAATGCTTAGTGCTGTTTTATCTATTGAACTATTTGCTCTCTCTGCGCAGGCGATGGGAAGAAATCAGACAGCTTTGGCCAGTAATGACTGCTCGCTATCAGAAAGTGATAAGACTCCTCACGATTCCTTCATAATCAGAGAGAAATATGCTAAAAAATTGGAGCAGGTTCTCTTCTGTTCTAGTCGGTCTTTGTTAAATACCTGTTTCTATTGCTTCCTATCAAAGTTAGGACTAGACATAAGCTGTCTTTTGTTACCATCAATTTCAGTTTAGTACTCGTGCATCAGTGATATACTTTTTCATATGTAGATTCATAAGATCAAATTGGCAGTTTATTATGACTTGCTTGTAGTAACACAGACCACAAGTACAGCTGGTGGTTGTTGACCTGACATGAAAATAAAGATTTTTTTAGCCTTATTGTGTTTGTGTCGTCACAATAAAAAcacgaattttttttatttattgtctTATTTGTAAATTGTGTCAACCAGTTAGAAAAAGATTAAGAGGTGATTCCGTTTCGTTTAGTGAAGTTGATGTCGGCACCATTATATCTTGTTGGTTCTTCAGCATATTAATGAGATATGACATATAGTTTCATAAGATCAACTTAGTCAATGTACTTTGCTTCACTTCTTTAGCATACACATAACTCTTTAGTCTATTATGGTAGAGTGCCAGCTTTGACTCCTTGAAGCACAGACATAACATAATACAAATACCATATTGCTTTACAATATTATAGTACAGAGTAACCAGAGGAAAATTTGTGAGGTAATTTGCAAAATAGTTGAACTTCTCTTATAAAGAGAGTTCAGCTGCACATTATGTAAAATAGTTGAACTTTCCTCTCAAAGCAAGCTCAGCTGCATATTAAgtaggaatttttttttctatttactcCTGTTCCACTTATATAGGCAAAATAATTGTTCACCATTGAAAAGGAGAATATAGCAACTTTTCACTATATAATGTGCACTTTCCTAATTTAACTCTACTAAATGAGCATATAATTTTCCTATGGGATCAAGACATCTATTGAAGTACAGTAAATTAGGGAAGGATTTCTTTTGATAAAGTATCAAGTATGAGACCCGTGGACATTTTCAGTCAGTCTTATGATATGGAATCTTCTTTTACGCATTCTAGTtggaaaaacagaaaaagaatcTTCTTACTGAAATGTTGCTTGAGGAGCAATGCGACCGAGAGGTCTCTGAAACTTATGAAGAACTTTCTAATTCAATAGCTTCAGAAAGGTGTTTGTTAAATATGGTTACTAAATTGTTCACGTCTAAACAGTTAGTTttaacaaatttatatatgtcGAGCTAAAAGCAATGCAATGCTGTATAATCTCATATTACTGACACATTTTTTTCTGGTTTTCTAAAGAGAAGCAGTGATAAAAATCGGATGTCGGAAAGACTGAGAGTGGATGCAGAAAGGTACTTTGAGGACGCAAGAGACGGATTTATCTTCATTTGATGGGGAAAGAAGTGATGGAAGTTCAACTTTAGGAGGTTTGTTGAAGGGAAGAAGTGATAGGAGAGACTGAAACTTGTTGAAATGGATGGCGTTATCTTCCCCTGTCCTGAAGATTTAAGACATGTCTATCTTGTTACTAAGTAAAATGGATCCACATTGAAGAAAGTTAAATGCCAATTGCCAGACCCTTTTAATATGCATAATTCAGTGTCAAGTTCACACTGGTCTCTTCCTCTTCATGTAGGTTGAAGCattcttttccattttttccAACAGGCTTACTTCAGGAGCTCGGGTTATAATTCAGTCGAAAGTATGTTCTGACAGTGAGGGTAGCTCATAATGGACATGTATGAGAATGAGACTTGAGAGATGGAAGACTTATCACACTATTTTCTGAATGAATTGTTCACATCGATGGAGCCATGGTTGAAGCCTTTTGAGGTGACTCTTCATCTCATGCataagaaattttgttttcgtGGAAATATTTTCGATTGAATTATGCTGAATATTCAACTTTAGTGTCGTTTTTGCTGGTAAGAGTTAAGGTAGGCCGTAGGAGTACCAGACATGCCACTGAACatgatatattgatatttaCACTAGGATGAGTTCAATAGTGTTCAAGCACTGTACTATTTTTGCCctatttaaaattttcaggCGTAAATTTGTTGATTAACAAATTACAATGTAGTTATTGCCTAACCTTGAGAGGGTCAAGATACTCAAGAATTTGCCCGTTTCGAAATCAAGAATATTTCGAAAGTTGAGTGTTTGATTTTTGCAAGAAGCACTAGATTCCGGTGGTTTCTGTATGCCGAGTTCCTAGACAAACATTCGACAATCAACATAGCATTTTAACTGAAAGTTGATATCAGACAAATGCATAGGATGCTGCATTTTGTTTTATTCAGAAGAATTTCTGTATAGTACTGTTTATTTTGAGCTAAAAGTCTAGGTTTAGATGGTATTTATTAATGAGGAAGCATGATTGTGGATACTTGAAATTCTGTATGTACCTTTCTTTGGctgttaggccatccacaataggaatagcccagcaatagcctagccacaaactcctcctgccatatcatcaacactaaaaatcctcctgccacatcataaatagcccagccatagtctagccacatcataaatagcccaaccacatcaatagccacatcactcaaaattatataaaacaaataattaacaatcacacaaaatacgcaatttaatttacgatagatatacgagaaaattcaataatattattaaaatttaaaaagtacattaattaaaaaaaattacataattaacaaaaaaaactactgccgtgcagtcctccgcgcccataactcttcaattaaatccttttggagtcgaatatgagcctccgtttggcgcatgtcgggcaagtcgcgtatatatagtgtttcggaaacaaaaaaaaaattaaaaattcgcgctaggcggtgcgctaggcgatccggacgctgcaatagcgcctagcggatcgcctagcgccacggaaccgccgagcgctaggcggtttttttttcgcgaaaatcgctgggcggctgcaatagaccgcctagcgcaccgcctagcgccggcgctcggctaggctgtgcgctaggcgctattgtggatgctcttaaagagTAGAACAAGTGGCGGGATTCATAATTTTTAAAGTTGTGTTTGAGGGGAAGGATATTTTAGTAAAAGAGCCATGTCAGGGCATTATTGAGTGGTGACAGAAAATAATTTGTTGTACTCTGATAAGAACATTGCATAATGTCTTAATCTCAGCTTTCGACTTGTGAAATGGGCCAACCCAGTCTCAGACCCAGCCCACTAATCAAATGAAGCAATTATGGGTTAGATTTATGGATTGAAACTTGAATCCAGTTTTGATTGGGTCTCTTCTAAACTTGGATCCAGTCCAACCCAGATAACAtccataattattaattttatatttaaaaattatttctattcttattttaatctaattttaattatgttaattatctatattatttatatttttcaaaatccTCCTTACAATTAAATTTTCTCAAAAACAAttgcaataaaataaaattgaatatgcataattatttaataaatagtactccaatATATTATTTCATGTAATTCTAAAATTATCCAATAGATATAGAGActataattgaaaataaaagatcttgtaaataatttaatcctacaaatataattatttttaattcataatacggagtaaaatttaatataaaaaattcaaaaccaaataaaattttttaaaaataaatgaaaaaacaaTTATTTGCATAGCCCAATCCAACCACTTACCAAGTGTGCATAGGTTAGGAATTAGGATGGTAATGTGAGGTGAAATTCTGTGCGTATTATATTGACAGCACTTGTAAAATGTTGGGAAGCAACTTGCTGGTGGCTAAGAGCTTTCCAAACAGAATGGCTGCTTTTCATTGCCCAACTAAAGCTGGAAACAACCGAAAACCTAAATCTAGTTGAGTTTTGTGGTGGAAAACATAGTTACTCTATTTGGGAGCATGATGTAGAGCCCTTGTTTTCTAGTTTCCAAATATAGTATGAGTCGAAAGAGATGCATTTCTGATAACTCCCATTTCTTCTCCATACTGCTGCCTAAGCTGTTAAAAATTGCCATGACGACTGTTAGGCATTATATACATGTGTAACTGTGCTATATATTCGTCTCAACCTTGGTGCACAACGCGTGCACGTGGGTCGCTTAATTCAAGTATGAGGGCTCAACTTATTGGGGACCATAATGTGCATTTTATTAATGTGAGTCATTTTTAGTTGATGCGAAGAAATTGTAATAACGCAGTTGATCATTGCCAAGTCCAAAAgttattttcaatttcaaattctCTTTTATAATGCATGTTGAGTTTGGTTGGTGATTTATTGTCAAATCTGAGGTTTCTTGCTATGAGTCTTGGTAAAAGCAAGTAAAATCAACTCACCTAAAATCTGTGTAAGCAATCGCTTTCTCATATTGAGTAAATATTAGGTAGGATTAATATTACTTATGAGAAtgaatatttacattttttagtCAATGTCAATCTCTTTAGGGGGAATATAATCGTATGATGAGATGAATGAATTAATTATATGTCAAATTTAGGAAAATACTAGTTGAGGAACATGGTGTAAGTAGAGGTAGTTTTTAAGAATTGGTCAGTGATGAGTGAGGTGTGGTTGTAAGTAGTAGAGTTGGCATAAAGTCAACATCAAAGAAAGTAGGGAGTTTAAATAGCCAACTTATCCACCTATTTTGGGCCTTCTTTTGTGTGCATTTGGTTACAACTTCCACTTCACAAGTGGGTTCTCTCTATACATCCATCACTAGATCCACTTGTATCCACTGTACATACATTATGTGTGtgttacacacacacacaagctAACTTATATTATTCTTATATATCTAGACTATCATCTAAGCTAACGGATTAATAGGTGCTACTTTTGGGAGTTGCtttattagaaatgggtcactcaccccttaaaagaccTTATAAgtgggagggttatccacacttatataggtgagctaggatcgttaccaagtcgatgtgagataagaattatgaattttaacaggCTTAGTGGTCGGAATGGGGACTGGGACAAATAGGCGGGAGCATGTGAGTACGTAATTCATGTTCCCCGCCTCCCAAATGAGGAGAAATTTGTCCCTATCCATAGTGCTATATCAAGTTGGATCTATAAATTTGTTACTATTAGTGCTCTATTAATCCAAAAATGATTAGAGGGAAGTGAAcgcaattaattaaaattgtatcATGTCTTAGTGCAACTGAAAAAGCAAAAAGAGGTGATTTAACAGTGACACACAATTTTAATTAGGTTGGAGTACACGAGTGCCTTGCACATCACCTCATTAACTAAAACAACACAACATATAACTTTTGACTGATTTTATTTGAAGGATTAGCTGGTGCATCAGATGTGATATTAGACTATTAGTGCATCAATTTATGTTATAAATTGTTTCTTTAAAATGGTTATAATGTATTCTTATTTACATTAAAAGGGTTTATATTTAGTAAACTATATATTGatgtaaataattaatatgATTGGCATAGGTGTTTAGTTCCTTACGTGCCTGACACAGCCAACTAAACTTCACTTGAATTTGTTACGCCAAGAATAAAATGGGGTCCCTCTCTACTCTTTCTCCGCCGCTATATTTGTTGCTTCCACTAACTATACTAACACTTTACATTAAAAATGTAgtatctatttttttcttaatactCATCAATACTCCAATATAATTCGAAATATTACATATTTTCTTGATAAAATATTGAACTTCCCGTGGACAAAGAATTTTAGTTTCTtggtttattttattgattCGAATACATTATATGATCACCAAGTCTGCATCGACCCAACGTAGTAATTAATTACACTTAATACTTTCTcttcttaaaaatattttgttgaGTTGACTTCTAATTTTATTAGCTAACACTTGTAAAATGGTTGATCACAAAGTATAGCTAATACACTCAACAATAATTTGCGTATTAAAGTAAGACTTAGTATAATTGGCCTATTTTATATACACCATTCACATTATGATTAACGTCTTCTCGAATTTTCAAAGAATGCAAATTTGCTACTTTATTATTAAGATATACATACGTGAAAGAAACACCTAAGTTGATTGGCccttatataaattataatgatCAAATTATTACATCTTACTTTCATCCGTTTGGCTTATCTTTAAACTCCTCACTTCcttcatttttgaaaaatgtataCATTGAgaatctgttttttttttctttaaaaatttaCGAAGTTATGTGAGTTGACATCAACCACGCACGATCAATCCGTTTAAGTCAACAAAAGATACATCTACTTGCAAATGATTGAAACAATCCAGTGTTATTGAACTCCACATTGGGAAACAGTttgtcaaatttttaaaaattcgagaAAAATTACAACTTGCATCCAGTGccatcttttatttaatttgttgaaaatatTAGATGTATCGGATAAAATACAAcaattgtttatttatttattggtaACTAACGAAGACAATGGCAACGGgcagttttaatttgttgttgatTTCACAATAGTTCACTCATAATTGATGATTGTGTTAGGGTTtctatactagaaatcaccttttgagtgattgaatactgtaaaactctaataattatttttcaatgaatgtaacagattatttttgtcgtaatgttgttatgttttacatttaatggatgtttattgcatatttaaatgtataagcgaacataataTAAGTCAAAGTCTTTGTtctagaccggttgtgggctgcgctcaatttaaggtacgcggtcagttctgaacaaagaaaaataagaatttcacaactcagatagacctagactacatatcgtgaaaggttgcaatgtcagtccgattatttctaagccttattgaaatatggtgacgttggtgtggtatagcactgaatggatctaacagcaagacaagtctttatgctatctattgaaagacgaggtcttgaaaattaatttcttaatcaatgtacgttagcattaagcatatgatattgagtatctactactttgacttaccaaagatgcgagtttttcgtcacccaacgatccaggtatattgggtagtggtgatcattatctagcggtgctaggattgctattatgttgaatcgtgcgcgaggagagtctcgtttgataacatccacaagaggagctcgaaacaaggttttattattcggaacctagctagttggagtttaattactctatgaataataaataagagtttcttgctaagtccactcttggagttcaaaatatgttgattaattaagtccatagcagacattaattaattaatggatgtttctatcttaagcgcgggaaatgaattaaatgcaattaaaaggaaacccggaatacttgtaatttcggatttggaaaggcagtgcaatattacttctgtagtggctgcttgtaatattccaatataagcttatattaaattgtgggttcaatttaattagtaaaaagctaattgggtgaggccatgtccaaattcttccttagatccccgactgggcccaatatgtgacttcatataaataggagaataaaggagacagaaaatataacaattattgctcagaattttcgtccccctcagagaaagagagagttcgaaattttgcctcctccgtgagctgagttctgtcttcgttattcaagtcctagtacgctggtgagatttgcccacacaaatatcagtgtacagtccgggacactagtcagaagatccgaggtcgagtattgaagatcttcacgtggagacggagtaagccatcatcgattcttgattgaatccacgaggtaaattggctaattccgtagtaagcatgttttagggatttcatatgctaaagcatgttttaattcaagttatgagcatgatacatgtgataattacgcgaatagaatttgtctaaataatctgctaaatagatcaaatttatgtgatcggatatcatgcacgcttccgctgccaaccccttctgATTGTCTAACAAAAGGAAGCCTAAAACAGTCATTTCACTCATAAGTAATCTTGGAAGCGTGAATTGCAAGGCCAGttgataaaatcaaatattCTTCAACACtgagattaattaatttattttattataggGTTCTACTTAGTAGTACTATatcattacaaaaaaataattattactaCATAAATATCATCTGAAAGTATATGATAAAGAAATTTGGAGCTGTGAATTAGTAGTCACATGTCACAAATTGTCCATAGATAGTTACTCTTATGGCGCACACACACTTCACAATCCTTTGCACTGGCATTTAGTGTCCCTACACAAGTCCTTTTCTTGCAAATGCAACCCTTGGGGGTATATATGGCCCAAttatagatatatttaatttttaacttCAATTAATAGTTTCTTCTAAAAGCTAAATAGAATTATGAAAATTACCCTAGATCTCATTTCTATCATGTACTAAACATACACACACCATACATTTTCACGAATATAACGGCGAATATAATGCCATGTAAAATTCTGGTTCTGTCACTGACCCACTGTGTATATTAATTTTGTGGTATATTCGATATTTTCACTATTATAACAAAGAGTGGATAAAGAGTGAGTAGAGAGCAAGtatattgaaaaaaatgaatataatgtTGTCGAAAAGGGTTGATGGGGCTTGCTTGAAAGCCAGTGGAATCTTGTTTGTATGCTCTCTTCTCTCACTCTAAAGTATACTTTTCTTTAAGTTTAAGAAGAGATGGAGTGAATGAGGTGGAGCATGCCTTTAACGTGCAATCCCCCTTGCTTTAATGCCTCTGCTTATTTCTCACTTTCGCTGGCAAATTGTGACGACAAGTGAGATTGTATTTTAATTTGAGGGATCATGTTACATTGTTCCACACCACGAACTTTCCCATCATATTGaagtatatataaataatgaGCCTAccgtttattttattttaacgtACATTAAAGCCTCTGACTTAGACTAATCAATTAATTAGCTTTATTAAATGCCACTCGATTTTGACGTATATAGCCATATTTTACACACAACATAACTATCATAGTTGATGATGCATACTAATATTTTCATATAGTATAAAAAAAGACAAAATGAAATTGTGGTTGGTTAAGAAAGTAGGGAGAAAGAAAAACAGAGGATTCACACAAACTTTTATAGTTGGAAACTGAAGCAAGAAAGATTGGTTGGCTTAAGCTAACTGTTGAGTCTTTATTATAGCCCTCACTATTTCATTCTCACTTTCTCTCACTCTTAAAATTCCACTCTCAATAATAGTGTGTGTTGTGttcttttcttcaatttcttcttcactctcaattcaatttatttattgttttgggATGATGAAATTGGAGGAATTTCACGATCAGAATATGATCGGGAAAGGGAAGCGCACGAAGCGGCCACAGCCGTCTTCCTCCACCTCCTCCAAAGGCGGCGTCGCCGAGTTATACAACTCACTGGCGTCATCTCCCGCCACCTCAAGCGGGATATCGACGAGCACGGAAGAGGACGAGGACATGGCCAACTGCTTGATCCTCCTCGCGCGTGGGAATTCCCCTCCTCAGCCCGACGAAATCAAGACTAAATTCAGCAGCCGGAAATTCGCCGAGAtggccaccaccgccgccggaAAAGTAGGCATCTATGTCTACGAGTGCAAGACCTGCAACAGAACCTTCCCGTCGTTCCAAGCGCTGGGCGGGCACCGAGCCAGCCACAAGAAGCCCAAAACCGCCGCCGAAGCTGATCAGAAGAAGTCTCCGCCGTCGCCGGAAAATCAAGAATTAGAAGGTGGAAAGGAGTTGAGGAAATTAACCACTGTTTCTCCACCACCATCAACGCAAAATGATCCCAACAAGTCCAAAATGCACGAGTGCTCCATTTGCGGCTCCGAATTCGGATCGGGGCAGGCCCTCGGCGGCCACATGCGGCGGCATAGGTCGGCCGCGCCGTCTAGTGCTGTCGGAAGGATTCCCGGTGACCAAACGACGTCGCATGAAGAGAAGGCGAGGAATATGTTGGCATTGGATCTCAACCTACCGGCGCCGCCGGAGGATGAGAAACAACAGCCGCCGCCGCCTCATGTAGTGTTCTCCGCCGCCGCGCTGGTGGATTGCCACTACTAGATAGGAGGAAAATTGGGGTTGACATTAGATCATGTGAatatttttactactattataaattTATGAGTCCCATTATTCATTATTGTTTCGGTTATAATTAATTCATTGAATACACATTTTGGttgattttcatattttattcctTGAGTGATGAAGTTTAAGTTGAATTCTTTGAGTGAGTAAGTGGTTACTATTCACGGTTGCCTTTCATTCACGAAAATTGAGTGATGTGGCATCTTCtcatgttttctttttgttttgttatttt
Proteins encoded in this window:
- the LOC121811531 gene encoding zinc finger protein ZAT5-like, with protein sequence MMKLEEFHDQNMIGKGKRTKRPQPSSSTSSKGGVAELYNSLASSPATSSGISTSTEEDEDMANCLILLARGNSPPQPDEIKTKFSSRKFAEMATTAAGKVGIYVYECKTCNRTFPSFQALGGHRASHKKPKTAAEADQKKSPPSPENQELEGGKELRKLTTVSPPPSTQNDPNKSKMHECSICGSEFGSGQALGGHMRRHRSAAPSSAVGRIPGDQTTSHEEKARNMLALDLNLPAPPEDEKQQPPPPHVVFSAAALVDCHY
- the LOC121741518 gene encoding pentatricopeptide repeat-containing protein At3g06920-like isoform X2 gives rise to the protein MRAIFINPVLKLRLEQKPFYLYNTFKRLSSLNDGTSGVDVNEGSNNEGKWRTHSNGGDAHMRKHELLRRGIENVCHILESGPWGPSLEKALSLCDDKPEPDLVIGVLRRLKDINLAIHYFRWVEKATNQVNLPETYHSLLILMARCRKFDRIGHVLEEMSLAGFGLSFETSMELVSSCVRAQRLREAYGLMQTMRNFKFRPAFSAYTTLIGALAEVRKPEHPNLMLFLFHQMQELGYEVSVHLFTTLIRIFARDGQADAALSLLDEMKSNSFQADIVLYNVCIDCFGKAGKVDMAWKFFHEIKSHGLILDDVSFTSMIGVLCKANRMNEAVELFEQMELNRSVPCAYAYTMIMGYGSAGRFDEVYKLLERQRMKGSIPSVIAYNSLLTCLGRRGKVDEALKVYNDMRTDAMPNLSTYNILVDMLCRAGKLDAALAIQHDMKASGMAPDIMTVNIMIDRLCKANKLDEACSVFHSMDRKVCSPNKYTFCSLIDGLGRHGRVDDAYKLYEGMLDSNEVPDAIIYTPLIKNFFKSGRKEDGHKIYKEMVRKGTSPDLTLLNTYMDSVFKAGETEKGRALFEDIKVQFTPDARSYSILINGLIKAGFARETYEIFYAMKEQGCALDTLAYNTVIDGFCKSGKVNKAYQLLEEMKAKGHQPTVVTYGSVIDGLAKIDRLDESYMLFEEAKSIGVELNVVVYSSLVDGFGKVGRIDEAYLIIEEMMQNNLTPNIQTWNCLLDALVKAEEIDEALVCWNSIKDLKCIPNIVTYSILINGLCKVRKFNKAFVFWQEMQKQGLKPNAITYVTMISRLSKAGNILEAVKLYERFKENGGIPDSACYNAVIEGLSLANKATEAYQLFEETRLKGCKIHTKTCVVLLDALHKAECLEQAAIVGAVLRETAKSQHASRLL
- the LOC121741518 gene encoding pentatricopeptide repeat-containing protein At3g06920-like isoform X1, with translation MILLPSVAAVLKLRLEQKPFYLYNTFKRLSSLNDGTSGVDVNEGSNNEGKWRTHSNGGDAHMRKHELLRRGIENVCHILESGPWGPSLEKALSLCDDKPEPDLVIGVLRRLKDINLAIHYFRWVEKATNQVNLPETYHSLLILMARCRKFDRIGHVLEEMSLAGFGLSFETSMELVSSCVRAQRLREAYGLMQTMRNFKFRPAFSAYTTLIGALAEVRKPEHPNLMLFLFHQMQELGYEVSVHLFTTLIRIFARDGQADAALSLLDEMKSNSFQADIVLYNVCIDCFGKAGKVDMAWKFFHEIKSHGLILDDVSFTSMIGVLCKANRMNEAVELFEQMELNRSVPCAYAYTMIMGYGSAGRFDEVYKLLERQRMKGSIPSVIAYNSLLTCLGRRGKVDEALKVYNDMRTDAMPNLSTYNILVDMLCRAGKLDAALAIQHDMKASGMAPDIMTVNIMIDRLCKANKLDEACSVFHSMDRKVCSPNKYTFCSLIDGLGRHGRVDDAYKLYEGMLDSNEVPDAIIYTPLIKNFFKSGRKEDGHKIYKEMVRKGTSPDLTLLNTYMDSVFKAGETEKGRALFEDIKVQFTPDARSYSILINGLIKAGFARETYEIFYAMKEQGCALDTLAYNTVIDGFCKSGKVNKAYQLLEEMKAKGHQPTVVTYGSVIDGLAKIDRLDESYMLFEEAKSIGVELNVVVYSSLVDGFGKVGRIDEAYLIIEEMMQNNLTPNIQTWNCLLDALVKAEEIDEALVCWNSIKDLKCIPNIVTYSILINGLCKVRKFNKAFVFWQEMQKQGLKPNAITYVTMISRLSKAGNILEAVKLYERFKENGGIPDSACYNAVIEGLSLANKATEAYQLFEETRLKGCKIHTKTCVVLLDALHKAECLEQAAIVGAVLRETAKSQHASRLL